The genomic stretch CCCAAGCTGGCCAACCCGAAGGGGAAGCCCATCGAGCACGGCGTCATCCTCAAGGTGGTCACCACCAACATCTGCGGCTCGGACCAGCACATGGTGCGCGGAAGGACGACTGCGCCGAAGGGGCTGGTGCTCGGGCACGAAATCACCGGCGAAATCGTGGAGAAGGGAAAGGACGTCGAGTTCCTGAACGTGGGCGACCTGGTCACCGTGCCCTTCAACGTCGCCTGTGGCCGCTGCCGCACGTGCCGGGAGCAGCAGACGGGCGTGTGCCTCAACGTCAACGAGGGCCGCGCGGGGGGCGCCTATGGCTACGTGGACATGGGCGGCTGGGTCGGCGGCCAGGCCGAATACGTCATGGTGCCCTACGCGGACTTCAACCTCATCCGCTTCCCCGACAAGGCGCAGGCGATGGAGAAGATTCTCGACCTGACCATGCTGTCGGACATCCTGCCCACGGGCTTCCACGGCGCCGTCAGCGCGGGCGTGGGCGTGGGCTCCACCGTGTACATCGCGGGGGCCGGGCCCGTGGGGCTCGCGGCGGCTGCGTCCGCGCACATCCTGGGTGCGGCGGTGGTGATGGTGGGGGACATGAACAAGGAGCGGCTGGCCCATGCGAAGTCCGTGGGCTTCGAGCCCATTGACCTCACGAAGAGCGACAAGTTGGAGGAGCTGATCGCCGCCGTCGTCGGCGTCCCCGAGGTCGATGCCTCCGTGGACGCGGTGGGCTTCGAGGCGCGTGGCCATGGCGCGCAGCATTCGACGGAGGCGCCGGCCACGGTGCTCAACTCGTTGATGGCGGTGACGCGGGCCGCGGGCGCCATCGGCATCCCCGGGCTGTATGTGACGGAAGACCCGGGCTCCAAGGACGAGGCCGCGCAGCACGGCAACCTGCGCATGCGCTTCGGTCTGGGCTGGGCCAAGTCGCTCCGCTTCGCCACGGGGCAGACGCCGGTGCTGCGCTACAACCGCCAGCTGATGCAGGCCATCCTCCATGGCCGCCTGCCCATCGCGAAGGTCGTCAACGCCACCGTCATCTCGCTCGACGGCGCGCCGCGCGGCTATCACGAGTTCGACACGGGCGTGGCGCGCAAGTTCGTCATCGATCCGAACGGGATGCTGAAGAAGGCGGCCTGACACGGGACGTCTGGCGCGGAGCCTCCCGCCGCCACCGCGTTGGCGGTAGGCTCCCGCCTGCATGACTGGCCATGACGACGTCACGGGGTGGATTGCCTGGGCGGGCGGATTCGTCGCCGCCATGTCGCTCGTCATCGTCGTCGTGCGACTGGCGCGCCGGAAGCGCAGGAGCATCTGGACGCACGGGCAGCGCGCACGGGCCCGGCTGGTGAAAGCGGAGGCCGGCGTCCTGGACCGCAACCGCCAGCGCACCACCGTGATGACGTTCCAGGTCGACGGCGTGGACGGCGGAGCGCCCTGGATGCTGGTGCAGCAGCGGACCCTGAGCCCCGAGCACGGCCACCTGCTCGCGCCAGGAACGG from Myxococcus xanthus encodes the following:
- the fdhA gene encoding formaldehyde dehydrogenase, glutathione-independent — its product is MPSNHGVVYLGPGKVEVQSIDYPKLANPKGKPIEHGVILKVVTTNICGSDQHMVRGRTTAPKGLVLGHEITGEIVEKGKDVEFLNVGDLVTVPFNVACGRCRTCREQQTGVCLNVNEGRAGGAYGYVDMGGWVGGQAEYVMVPYADFNLIRFPDKAQAMEKILDLTMLSDILPTGFHGAVSAGVGVGSTVYIAGAGPVGLAAAASAHILGAAVVMVGDMNKERLAHAKSVGFEPIDLTKSDKLEELIAAVVGVPEVDASVDAVGFEARGHGAQHSTEAPATVLNSLMAVTRAAGAIGIPGLYVTEDPGSKDEAAQHGNLRMRFGLGWAKSLRFATGQTPVLRYNRQLMQAILHGRLPIAKVVNATVISLDGAPRGYHEFDTGVARKFVIDPNGMLKKAA